The following are encoded together in the Populus trichocarpa isolate Nisqually-1 chromosome 5, P.trichocarpa_v4.1, whole genome shotgun sequence genome:
- the LOC18099681 gene encoding histone H3.2, which translates to MARTKQTARKSTGGKAPRKQLATKAARKSAPATGGVKKPHRFRPGTVALREIRKYQKSTELLIRKLPFQRLVREIAQDFKTDLRFQSSAVSALQEAAEAYLVGLFEDTNLCAIHAKRVTIMPKDIQLARRIRGERA; encoded by the coding sequence ATGGCCCGTACCAAGCAGACTGCAAGAAAATCCACTGGAGGCAAGGCCCCTCGCAAGCAGCTGGCAACTAAGGCTGCCCGGAAGTCTGCCCCGGCCACCGGAGGCGTGAAGAAACCCCACCGTTTCAGGCCAGGAACTGTGGCTTTGAGAGAAATCAGGAAGTACCAGAAGAGCACTGAGCTTTTGATCCGCAAGCTTCCGTTCCAAAGGCTTGTGAGAGAAATTGCTCAGGATTTCAAGACTGATCTCAGGTTCCAGAGCAGTGCTGTTTCTGCTCTTCAAGAAGCAGCTGAGGCTTATCTTGTGGGTCTCTTTGAGGACACAAATCTGTGTGCTATTCATGCTAAAAGGGTTACAATCATGCCTAAGGATATTCAGCTGGCTAGAAGGATCAGGGGTGAAAGGGCTTAA